One stretch of Eggerthella lenta DSM 2243 DNA includes these proteins:
- a CDS encoding MFS transporter, whose product MATTTAKKKGIHFAWFVLIGVLLMMGLCRGGINSGMGLFFQPISADMHIGVGEVAMMSSISALITMFWSPFAGRLLDKFDIRIITVVAVAIQAGCFAALSLVDAVWGFYALAGIMAFGSVFATQLVGPMMINRWFKDKNGLAMGIMMSFVAICSAVLSPVVASIIASNGWRMGYIVLGVLALVIVIPAVLIWFRTPEQKGQLPLGATEADIEAAKNADPKAAAEAAKNLPGLTSKQALKTPTFWFFFIFMVLLTGTLAFASIVPTLAIEAGFDTVTSGFAMTAYMIGTAIAAVVFGTISDKLGPLKATMVACACGFIALLGLIFFRTNLYMFFGSLFFYGCLSATLGVIGPLVLGTLFGQKEFGSIYGIVMMATGIGSMILIPAYGFIYDATGSFTPALIMIFCFIVVCLISMIMAFKTGKKVQAMWMPKA is encoded by the coding sequence ATGGCTACCACTACAGCCAAAAAGAAGGGGATCCACTTCGCATGGTTCGTCCTCATCGGCGTTCTGCTGATGATGGGTCTGTGCCGTGGCGGCATCAACAGCGGCATGGGCTTGTTCTTCCAGCCTATCAGCGCCGACATGCACATCGGCGTGGGCGAAGTGGCAATGATGTCGTCCATCTCGGCATTGATCACTATGTTCTGGAGCCCGTTCGCGGGTCGCCTGCTCGACAAGTTCGACATCCGCATCATCACCGTAGTCGCCGTCGCCATCCAGGCGGGCTGCTTCGCCGCGCTGTCGCTGGTCGACGCAGTGTGGGGCTTCTACGCGCTGGCCGGCATCATGGCGTTCGGCTCGGTGTTCGCCACGCAGCTGGTGGGTCCCATGATGATCAACCGCTGGTTCAAGGATAAGAACGGCCTGGCCATGGGCATCATGATGAGCTTCGTGGCCATCTGCTCCGCCGTTCTCTCGCCGGTCGTCGCCTCCATCATCGCATCGAACGGCTGGCGCATGGGCTATATCGTGCTGGGCGTGCTCGCGCTGGTTATCGTGATCCCGGCCGTGCTCATCTGGTTCCGCACGCCCGAGCAGAAGGGGCAGCTGCCCCTCGGCGCCACCGAGGCCGACATCGAAGCCGCCAAGAACGCCGATCCGAAAGCCGCCGCCGAGGCCGCGAAGAACCTGCCGGGCCTCACGTCCAAGCAAGCGCTGAAGACCCCCACGTTCTGGTTCTTCTTCATCTTCATGGTGCTGCTCACCGGAACGCTGGCGTTCGCCTCCATCGTTCCCACCCTGGCTATCGAAGCTGGTTTCGATACCGTGACCAGCGGATTCGCTATGACGGCGTACATGATCGGCACGGCTATCGCCGCCGTCGTGTTCGGCACGATCTCCGACAAGCTGGGCCCCCTCAAGGCCACGATGGTGGCGTGCGCGTGCGGTTTCATCGCCCTCTTGGGCCTCATCTTCTTCCGCACGAACCTGTACATGTTCTTCGGCTCGCTGTTCTTCTACGGCTGCCTGTCCGCCACGCTGGGCGTCATCGGCCCGCTGGTGCTAGGCACGCTGTTCGGCCAGAAGGAATTCGGCTCCATCTACGGCATCGTCATGATGGCCACCGGCATCGGCTCCATGATCCTCATCCCGGCGTACGGCTTCATCTACGATGCGACGGGCAGCTTCACGCCCGCCCTCATCATGATCTTCTGCTTCATCGTCGTCTGCCTGATCTCCATGATCATGGCCTTCAAGACCGGCAAGAAGGTTCAGGCCATGTGGATGCCGAAGGCGTAA
- a CDS encoding class I adenylate-forming enzyme family protein, whose translation MDRCDGIPIDRVAFSKQLQQLAEKWGDETALVDVSRDGSERALSRRELFEAIEKVACHLNDRNVQQGDYVVIALPNGYENVVATLAAWQLGACCVFMSPKGTDEERNHIHALFERKLLISTWDCDDEDCISQQDVRNWIRGEFPHGAEILPFFACEPSRAIPTGGSSGKPKLVVQKVRPAYCEMDLSAWTAMTGQTPWSKQLIPGSLFHNLYSNATYIGLFFGQTVYLMERFDEGQALELIEKHGIQFIGLAPTMMDRMMRHPSFQTRNLESLEAVFHSGGPCPDKVKLAWIERVGARKVYEMYGETEMIASTFIRGEEWLQHRGSVGRPFGCELQIRDEEGRALPCGEVGEIFGKPAMGLSAKYVGPQSIKSEEDGFFSVGDLGWLDEEGFLYISDRRSDMIVTGGKNVYTAEVENAIFDYPGISDAVVIGIPDQQWGLRVHAILEIEGAESEFSTDGLKEFLHTKLSGYKCPKTYEIVQDMPRNEMGKIRRRELIEQRVSSLSEREPGTKA comes from the coding sequence ATGGATCGATGTGACGGCATACCGATTGACAGGGTTGCTTTTTCGAAACAGCTTCAACAGCTTGCCGAAAAGTGGGGGGACGAGACGGCTCTCGTCGATGTCTCCCGCGACGGATCGGAACGGGCGTTGTCTCGTCGAGAGCTGTTCGAGGCGATCGAGAAGGTCGCCTGCCATCTCAATGATCGAAACGTTCAACAGGGAGATTACGTCGTCATAGCCCTTCCCAACGGTTACGAGAACGTCGTTGCGACGCTTGCCGCCTGGCAGCTGGGAGCGTGTTGCGTATTCATGTCCCCCAAGGGAACCGATGAAGAACGCAACCATATACACGCGCTGTTCGAGCGCAAGCTGCTGATATCGACATGGGATTGCGACGACGAGGATTGCATATCGCAGCAAGACGTGCGGAACTGGATCCGAGGAGAGTTCCCCCATGGAGCCGAGATCCTGCCGTTCTTCGCCTGCGAGCCCTCGCGGGCTATCCCGACGGGAGGGTCGTCGGGAAAACCCAAGCTCGTCGTGCAAAAAGTCAGGCCGGCCTACTGCGAGATGGATCTGTCGGCTTGGACGGCGATGACGGGGCAGACCCCTTGGTCGAAACAGCTTATCCCCGGTTCCCTGTTTCACAACCTGTACAGCAATGCCACGTACATCGGACTGTTCTTCGGGCAGACCGTGTACCTCATGGAACGCTTCGACGAAGGACAGGCGCTCGAGCTCATCGAAAAGCATGGGATTCAATTCATAGGCTTGGCTCCCACGATGATGGACAGGATGATGCGCCATCCTTCCTTCCAAACCAGAAACCTGGAAAGCCTGGAGGCCGTGTTCCACAGCGGCGGCCCCTGCCCCGACAAAGTAAAGCTTGCCTGGATCGAGCGCGTCGGCGCGAGAAAAGTGTACGAGATGTACGGCGAGACCGAGATGATCGCAAGCACGTTCATACGAGGCGAAGAATGGCTGCAGCACCGCGGCAGCGTGGGACGCCCCTTCGGTTGCGAGCTGCAGATACGCGACGAGGAGGGTCGGGCGCTTCCCTGCGGCGAAGTAGGCGAGATATTCGGCAAGCCGGCTATGGGGCTTTCCGCAAAGTACGTGGGGCCGCAATCCATCAAATCCGAGGAAGACGGGTTCTTCAGCGTCGGCGACCTCGGTTGGCTCGACGAGGAAGGCTTCCTGTACATCTCCGACCGTCGTTCGGACATGATCGTGACCGGCGGGAAGAACGTGTACACCGCCGAGGTGGAGAACGCCATTTTCGACTATCCCGGTATCTCCGACGCTGTGGTTATAGGCATTCCCGACCAGCAATGGGGTCTTAGGGTGCATGCGATTCTCGAGATCGAAGGCGCGGAAAGCGAGTTTTCGACGGATGGTCTCAAAGAATTCCTCCACACCAAGCTGAGCGGATACAAATGCCCGAAGACCTACGAAATCGTACAGGACATGCCTCGCAACGAAATGGGGAAAATCCGGAGACGCGAACTGATAGAGCAACGTGTGTCCAGCTTATCCGAACGCGAACCCGGAACGAAAGCGTGA
- a CDS encoding CaiB/BaiF CoA transferase family protein: MALKLLEGMKVIEIAAFMAAPMGGRILGEWGADVIKVEPPTGDSNRGIGLARHIYNGDQAGWDSINSCKRCITLDTRKPEGLAILKEMLKDCDVFLSHLRPKDSKKLGLDYESLSKINPKIICGNTSGYGTKGEWAPRGGFDAASYAARAGYDLDCPIKGDNPMIPYFGFGDIPTGTYLAMAVLAAYIEQQRTGKGQEVNVALMHAGMWSVGVPIVTAAYGDEYPTDPNSVLPLARPYMCSDEKAIALMGLQWHNSWPEFVHAFGMDEDLIAKWPDYQTALAASAEITPIITEVLANVTRDEAIEKLMTTDIPFDLCQHFADLQDDQQAWDAGFFQGIDYPSGKHIGIVKAPAIFSSGEAEFGPSGYPGEYTREVLKEYGFDDAKIDELREQGLVTEEDQWDKDQYNMEKLMAQAAAAKKKAE; encoded by the coding sequence ATGGCTCTGAAACTTCTGGAAGGCATGAAGGTCATCGAGATCGCCGCGTTCATGGCGGCTCCGATGGGCGGACGCATCCTGGGCGAATGGGGCGCCGACGTCATCAAGGTCGAGCCTCCCACCGGCGACAGCAACCGCGGCATCGGCCTTGCCCGCCATATCTACAACGGCGACCAGGCCGGTTGGGACTCCATCAACTCCTGCAAGCGCTGCATCACGCTCGACACCCGCAAACCCGAAGGGCTGGCCATCCTCAAAGAGATGCTGAAGGACTGCGACGTGTTCCTCTCGCATCTGCGACCGAAGGATTCCAAGAAGCTGGGTCTGGACTACGAGAGCCTGTCGAAGATCAATCCGAAGATCATCTGCGGCAACACCTCCGGCTACGGCACCAAGGGCGAGTGGGCTCCCCGCGGCGGGTTCGACGCGGCCTCCTACGCCGCGCGTGCAGGCTACGACTTGGACTGCCCCATCAAGGGCGACAACCCGATGATCCCGTACTTCGGCTTCGGCGACATCCCCACGGGCACCTATCTGGCCATGGCCGTGCTGGCCGCCTACATCGAGCAGCAGCGCACCGGCAAGGGTCAGGAAGTGAACGTGGCCCTCATGCACGCCGGCATGTGGAGCGTGGGCGTCCCCATCGTGACCGCCGCCTACGGCGACGAGTACCCCACGGATCCGAACTCCGTGCTGCCCCTGGCCCGTCCGTACATGTGCTCCGACGAGAAGGCCATCGCCCTGATGGGCCTGCAGTGGCACAATTCCTGGCCTGAGTTCGTGCATGCCTTCGGCATGGACGAAGACCTCATCGCCAAGTGGCCCGACTATCAGACCGCGCTGGCCGCTTCTGCCGAGATCACGCCGATCATCACCGAGGTGCTGGCCAACGTCACGCGCGACGAGGCCATCGAGAAGCTCATGACCACCGATATCCCGTTCGACCTCTGCCAGCATTTCGCCGACCTGCAGGATGACCAGCAGGCTTGGGACGCCGGGTTCTTCCAGGGCATAGATTATCCTTCCGGCAAGCACATCGGCATCGTCAAGGCTCCGGCCATCTTCTCGTCGGGCGAGGCCGAGTTCGGTCCCTCCGGCTATCCGGGCGAGTACACCCGAGAGGTGCTCAAGGAATACGGTTTCGACGACGCGAAGATCGACGAGCTGCGCGAGCAGGGTCTCGTGACCGAAGAGGATCAATGGGACAAGGATCAGTACAACATGGAGAAGCTGATGGCCCAGGCCGCAGCCGCCAAGAAGAAGGCCGAGTAA
- a CDS encoding enoyl-CoA hydratase/isomerase family protein, translated as MAERELKATLAEKRDGVGIITLNRPEKLNAINQDIMDDLYYLFDAYEEDPEVRVIVLTGGDGKAFCAGGDIEGEIQMDVVGSYHGGIEGNRLNTRIEKCRIPVIAAINGFCLGGGFEMALACDIRLASERARIGLTEVNMGVIPGSGGTQRLPRLIGPSRAKLLMMTGNHYKGEAALAMGLVDMVFPAEELLDAAVNMAKEMAAKPPLALEYVKWAVNEGMQMDLDRALLFESALFAHLYSTEDQKEAMSAFLEKRPTRPFQGK; from the coding sequence ATGGCAGAACGAGAGCTGAAGGCGACCTTGGCCGAAAAGCGCGACGGCGTGGGCATCATCACGCTGAACCGGCCTGAGAAGCTGAACGCCATCAATCAGGACATCATGGACGACCTGTACTACCTGTTCGACGCGTACGAGGAGGATCCCGAGGTCCGCGTCATCGTGCTGACCGGCGGCGACGGCAAGGCCTTCTGCGCCGGTGGCGACATCGAGGGCGAGATCCAGATGGACGTCGTGGGCTCGTACCATGGCGGCATCGAGGGCAACCGCCTGAACACCCGCATCGAGAAGTGCCGCATTCCCGTCATCGCCGCTATCAACGGCTTCTGCCTGGGCGGCGGCTTCGAGATGGCGCTCGCGTGCGACATTCGCCTCGCTTCCGAGCGCGCACGCATCGGCCTGACCGAAGTGAACATGGGCGTCATCCCGGGCTCTGGCGGCACCCAGCGCCTGCCCCGCCTCATCGGCCCCAGCCGTGCGAAGCTGCTCATGATGACGGGCAACCACTACAAGGGCGAGGCTGCGCTGGCCATGGGCCTGGTGGACATGGTGTTCCCGGCCGAGGAGCTGCTTGACGCAGCCGTGAACATGGCCAAGGAGATGGCCGCGAAGCCGCCGCTGGCGCTCGAGTACGTGAAGTGGGCCGTGAACGAGGGCATGCAGATGGATCTCGACCGCGCGCTGCTGTTCGAATCGGCCTTGTTCGCCCACTTGTACAGCACCGAGGATCAGAAGGAAGCGATGTCGGCATTCCTGGAGAAGCGCCCCACGCGTCCCTTCCAGGGCAAGTAG
- a CDS encoding ATP-binding protein: protein MKRAPNARWTRIFGLAGLLTLLRRVRRRADAKELAIESREQLFSMLVRNADDIYVMFSPDAYEVEYVSPNVEKLLGVSVEAVKNNIRALSDSAADPSSDPRIDDIASLEEGECLQVFRERIQARTGERRWYQETLYRESIKGVDKYVLVLSDRTNEQKGSLMLEQALDIARSSNEAKSQFLANMSHDIRTPINAIVGMTKIARESGEASEKIAGCLDAITASSRHLLELINDVLDMSRIESGQMELQERRFDIDDVVGGVEAIIRPQAQAKSQELRIDRSKMKHKAFSGDELRISQILLNLASNAVKYTQEGGSIALVVQELAKTRPSYASVAFTITDNGMGMSPEFVERIFDPFERSEEVSIARIQGTGLGMSITKALIDAMGGIVEVDSEKGRGSSFRVTLELRVVSSADACPPLEVVPESTSYRFEGKRFLLAEDNELNAEILIELLGCRGAKVEWAENGEKAIDAFSKHPAGYYDAVFMDVMMPVMNGYEAARALRACSSARSEEVKIVALTANAFAEDVKSALDAGMDAHVAKPVDIDGLACVLGKVCG, encoded by the coding sequence ATGAAGCGAGCGCCGAATGCGCGCTGGACGCGCATCTTCGGGTTGGCGGGTTTGCTGACCCTGCTTCGCCGCGTGCGGCGCCGGGCTGATGCGAAGGAGCTGGCCATCGAGAGCCGCGAGCAGCTGTTCAGCATGCTGGTGCGCAATGCCGACGATATCTACGTTATGTTCTCTCCCGATGCGTACGAGGTCGAATACGTCAGTCCCAATGTGGAGAAGCTTTTGGGCGTGTCGGTCGAAGCGGTGAAGAACAACATACGAGCGCTGTCGGATTCGGCGGCCGATCCATCGTCCGACCCTCGAATCGATGACATTGCGTCGTTGGAAGAGGGCGAGTGCCTTCAAGTGTTTCGCGAGCGCATTCAAGCGCGCACAGGAGAGCGTCGCTGGTACCAGGAAACGTTGTACCGGGAATCCATCAAAGGGGTGGATAAGTACGTGCTGGTGCTGTCCGATCGCACGAACGAGCAAAAAGGAAGTTTGATGCTCGAGCAGGCGCTCGATATCGCACGATCGTCGAACGAGGCGAAGAGCCAGTTCCTTGCGAACATGTCGCACGACATACGCACGCCCATCAACGCCATCGTGGGCATGACGAAGATCGCACGGGAAAGCGGCGAGGCCAGCGAGAAGATAGCCGGTTGCCTCGATGCCATCACCGCGTCGTCTCGTCATTTGCTGGAGCTTATAAACGACGTTCTGGACATGTCGCGCATCGAAAGCGGGCAGATGGAGCTTCAGGAGCGTCGGTTCGACATCGATGACGTCGTGGGCGGGGTAGAGGCCATCATCCGTCCTCAGGCTCAGGCGAAGAGTCAAGAGCTGCGCATCGATCGCTCGAAGATGAAGCATAAGGCGTTCTCGGGAGACGAGCTGCGCATAAGCCAGATCCTTTTGAACCTTGCGTCCAATGCGGTGAAGTACACGCAGGAGGGCGGCTCCATAGCCCTCGTCGTGCAGGAGCTGGCGAAAACGCGGCCCAGCTATGCGAGCGTTGCTTTCACGATAACCGACAACGGCATGGGCATGTCGCCGGAATTCGTCGAGCGTATTTTCGATCCGTTCGAGCGCAGCGAAGAGGTGTCTATCGCGCGGATACAGGGAACCGGGTTGGGGATGTCCATAACGAAGGCGCTGATCGACGCCATGGGCGGCATTGTCGAGGTCGACAGCGAAAAAGGACGAGGCAGCTCGTTTCGCGTGACATTGGAACTTCGCGTCGTCTCGTCGGCGGATGCTTGTCCGCCGCTTGAAGTCGTGCCGGAGAGCACCTCCTATCGATTCGAGGGCAAGAGGTTTCTCCTGGCCGAGGACAACGAGCTGAACGCTGAGATATTGATAGAGCTTCTCGGCTGCCGCGGCGCGAAAGTGGAGTGGGCCGAGAACGGCGAAAAGGCGATCGATGCATTCTCGAAGCACCCGGCAGGATATTACGATGCGGTGTTCATGGACGTGATGATGCCGGTGATGAACGGCTACGAGGCAGCGCGCGCTCTGCGCGCTTGCAGCAGCGCCCGCTCGGAAGAAGTGAAGATCGTCGCGCTGACGGCCAACGCATTTGCCGAAGATGTGAAGTCCGCGCTCGATGCGGGCATGGATGCCCATGTGGCGAAACCGGTCGACATAGACGGGCTTGCATGCGTGCTCGGAAAGGTTTGCGGCTGA
- a CDS encoding GntR family transcriptional regulator, producing MEKKATLFEYVYRQLVSDIEQGALRYGDALPSLHDLCDRFRVGIRTIRDVQRALKADGYIVVEERKRAVVAYRPADDADDGRIRALLARREVVADCYRTLELVMPPLFHLAARCCSDEDLFALAQDAKRVDRSGVSEGWRISHASIVLHGLVAKAGNPLFTSCFASLERIGLVPVVPGFESPFASRAVDVDGGLMTWMFSSLLLRDADEVQYRFGCMYRGVAQRVGAYFDALENAYAPAVDIGSFGYAWNAKAGLEFVHGQIARNLVERIVRGEFVDGQLLPSIAELSAQYGVSASTVQKAYGALNVIGVARTVNGLGTRVQLGNATFSERWLEDHSFKRDVGTYVHAAQMMCAVLPAALSRVQGHAEEVASSAERALAVEEGDWAVSKALITGLIECTEPCALQTILRELNDLLRWGAFLTLFAASRESASALSSLESIALGQARRADDEGFSQSMTAYYRLMLQSVLAFLERAGMIDVDRTIVP from the coding sequence TTGGAAAAGAAAGCCACCTTATTCGAGTACGTGTATCGTCAGCTTGTCAGCGACATCGAGCAGGGAGCGCTGCGCTATGGCGACGCGTTGCCGTCGCTGCACGACTTGTGCGATCGATTTCGGGTGGGCATCAGAACCATCCGCGACGTGCAGCGTGCTTTGAAGGCCGACGGGTACATTGTCGTGGAGGAGCGAAAGCGCGCTGTCGTGGCGTACCGTCCGGCCGATGACGCGGATGACGGTCGCATCCGTGCGCTGCTGGCGCGTCGCGAGGTGGTTGCCGATTGCTACAGAACCCTCGAACTGGTCATGCCCCCGTTGTTCCACTTAGCCGCTCGATGCTGCTCTGACGAGGATCTTTTCGCTTTGGCTCAGGATGCGAAGCGCGTTGATCGCTCTGGCGTATCGGAAGGGTGGCGCATATCGCACGCATCGATTGTTTTGCACGGCCTGGTGGCAAAGGCAGGCAACCCGTTGTTCACGTCGTGCTTCGCAAGCTTGGAGCGCATCGGTCTGGTGCCGGTGGTTCCGGGTTTCGAAAGCCCTTTTGCCTCGCGTGCGGTCGACGTCGACGGGGGTTTGATGACGTGGATGTTCTCCTCTCTGCTTTTGCGCGATGCTGATGAGGTGCAGTATCGGTTCGGTTGCATGTATCGCGGCGTCGCGCAGCGCGTCGGGGCGTATTTCGACGCGCTCGAGAACGCATATGCCCCCGCCGTGGACATCGGATCGTTCGGGTACGCGTGGAATGCGAAGGCCGGGTTGGAATTCGTGCACGGACAAATAGCTCGCAATCTTGTGGAACGCATCGTTCGGGGGGAATTCGTTGACGGCCAGCTGCTTCCTTCCATCGCCGAGCTGTCGGCGCAGTATGGAGTCTCCGCTTCCACGGTGCAGAAAGCGTACGGCGCGCTCAACGTCATAGGCGTCGCGCGCACCGTCAACGGGTTGGGCACGCGCGTGCAGTTGGGCAATGCGACGTTCAGCGAGCGCTGGCTGGAAGATCACTCGTTCAAGAGAGATGTGGGCACGTACGTCCATGCGGCGCAGATGATGTGCGCCGTGCTGCCTGCTGCATTGAGCCGCGTGCAAGGTCATGCGGAGGAGGTGGCCTCTTCTGCGGAACGCGCCCTCGCGGTCGAGGAGGGGGATTGGGCGGTGTCGAAGGCTCTCATAACGGGTTTGATCGAATGCACGGAGCCTTGCGCATTGCAGACGATTCTGCGGGAGCTGAACGATTTGCTGCGCTGGGGAGCCTTCCTTACGCTGTTCGCGGCTTCGCGAGAAAGCGCGTCCGCTCTCTCGTCTCTCGAAAGCATCGCTCTCGGGCAGGCGCGCAGAGCCGACGACGAGGGGTTCTCCCAATCGATGACCGCGTATTACCGCCTTATGCTCCAGTCCGTGCTCGCGTTTCTCGAGAGGGCGGGTATGATTGACGTCGACCGCACGATCGTGCCCTAG
- a CDS encoding acyl-CoA dehydrogenase family protein produces MIDFSKTEEQELLIESIKELLEREMPAEKERECYRNGEFPWDAWKAMAEAGFTGLGLPEEVGGTDVDLMTVALANFTISRYGGPLAAFYSMGMPTMYDVCEFGTPEQIEKYVKPYIAGGAPLALGISEPSTGSDVAGMQTSYAWDGDTAVINGGKHYTTCGMEAPAIIVIAKDPTVDNVHRGATMFLVDRDTPGVTINKLPKMGHENAPTSICEVFLNDVRVPRSAILGVEHNGFMQTMANFTRERIANVSGVIATAVNAFEDACAYANQREQFGQQIGRFELVQEMIMEMSCKIENMMNMLYKLCWQADQGQDVRILAGMAKYYCSKATCEVVDDAIQVLAGIGVVGDHRVGRYYIDIRSARIAGGSDQVMVFNTAPQILKRYR; encoded by the coding sequence ATGATCGATTTCTCTAAGACCGAGGAACAGGAACTGCTCATCGAAAGCATCAAAGAGCTTCTCGAGCGCGAGATGCCGGCCGAAAAGGAGCGCGAATGCTATCGCAACGGCGAGTTCCCCTGGGATGCTTGGAAGGCCATGGCCGAGGCCGGCTTCACGGGCTTGGGCCTGCCTGAAGAAGTGGGCGGCACCGACGTCGACCTCATGACGGTGGCCCTGGCCAACTTCACCATCTCCCGCTACGGCGGCCCGCTTGCCGCGTTCTACTCCATGGGCATGCCCACGATGTACGACGTGTGCGAGTTCGGCACGCCCGAGCAGATCGAGAAGTACGTGAAGCCTTACATCGCGGGCGGGGCGCCGCTGGCCCTGGGCATCTCCGAGCCCTCCACCGGCTCCGACGTGGCCGGCATGCAGACGTCCTACGCGTGGGACGGCGACACCGCGGTCATCAACGGCGGCAAGCACTACACCACCTGCGGCATGGAAGCTCCGGCCATCATCGTCATCGCCAAGGATCCGACGGTTGACAACGTCCATCGCGGTGCGACGATGTTCTTGGTCGATCGCGACACCCCCGGTGTGACTATCAACAAGCTTCCCAAGATGGGCCACGAGAACGCCCCCACCAGCATCTGCGAGGTGTTCCTGAACGACGTGCGCGTGCCCCGATCGGCTATCCTGGGCGTCGAGCACAACGGCTTCATGCAGACCATGGCGAACTTCACCCGCGAGCGCATCGCCAACGTGTCCGGCGTCATCGCCACGGCGGTCAATGCGTTCGAGGATGCCTGCGCCTACGCCAACCAGCGCGAGCAGTTCGGCCAGCAGATCGGTCGCTTCGAGCTGGTGCAGGAGATGATCATGGAAATGTCCTGCAAGATCGAGAACATGATGAACATGCTGTACAAGCTGTGCTGGCAGGCCGATCAGGGCCAGGACGTGCGCATCCTCGCCGGCATGGCCAAGTACTACTGCTCCAAGGCCACCTGCGAAGTGGTTGACGACGCCATCCAGGTGCTGGCAGGTATCGGCGTGGTGGGCGACCATCGTGTGGGCCGTTACTACATCGACATCCGCAGCGCCCGCATTGCCGGCGGTTCCGACCAGGTCATGGTGTTCAACACCGCTCCGCAGATCCTCAAGCGCTACCGGTAA
- a CDS encoding CaiB/BaiF CoA transferase family protein, producing MSDLKLLDGVKVVDMSAFVAAPMAAEILAEYGADVVRIEPLTGDGIRGSGMTQNIYNGDAPLYDAINGNKRHIAVNTRTAEGMGVLWKLLETADIFICHMREKDMVKLGIDWDTLHAKFPALIYANTTGYGSTGPLASRGGFDMIAYATRTGLTTDVVPEGAHPYMPYQAQGDIPTGLYLSIGIMAAYINRLRTGLGDQVSCSLYGSGMMSAMVPILSGQKPYNNLWPKGRENVLPFSCMYRGSDDRWIMVAGLQWHKDWPRFVARLGLDPELVTKYPDYMTALAKSNEIIPMLDELFATKTVQEWSDILTEEDIPNDICLKFSEVADDPAVLTGNLMKEVEMPSGEVIKMPRTPVYFREAGAPDPVVAPTVGADTEVVLKECGYTDEEIKKMAEEKVVGLGDTWDRSMYVIKF from the coding sequence ATGTCTGATTTGAAGCTTCTTGATGGCGTCAAAGTCGTCGACATGTCCGCGTTCGTCGCGGCACCGATGGCCGCCGAGATCCTGGCCGAATACGGTGCGGACGTCGTTCGCATCGAACCGCTGACCGGCGACGGCATCCGCGGCTCGGGCATGACGCAGAACATCTACAACGGCGACGCCCCGCTGTACGACGCCATCAACGGCAACAAGCGCCACATCGCGGTGAACACGCGCACGGCGGAGGGCATGGGCGTGCTGTGGAAGCTGCTGGAGACGGCCGACATCTTCATCTGCCACATGCGCGAGAAGGATATGGTCAAGCTGGGCATCGACTGGGATACGCTGCATGCGAAGTTCCCGGCGCTGATCTATGCCAACACCACCGGCTACGGCAGCACGGGCCCGCTGGCCAGCCGCGGCGGCTTCGACATGATCGCCTACGCCACGCGCACGGGACTCACCACCGACGTGGTTCCCGAGGGCGCGCATCCCTACATGCCCTACCAGGCGCAGGGCGACATCCCCACGGGCCTGTACCTGTCCATCGGCATCATGGCCGCGTACATCAACCGCCTGCGCACGGGCCTGGGCGACCAGGTGTCGTGCAGCCTGTACGGCTCCGGCATGATGAGCGCGATGGTGCCCATCCTCTCCGGCCAGAAGCCCTACAACAACCTGTGGCCGAAGGGCCGCGAGAACGTCCTTCCGTTCTCCTGCATGTACCGCGGCTCGGACGACCGCTGGATCATGGTTGCCGGCCTGCAGTGGCATAAGGACTGGCCGCGCTTCGTGGCGCGCCTGGGCCTCGACCCCGAGCTGGTGACGAAGTACCCCGACTACATGACCGCGCTGGCCAAGTCCAACGAGATCATCCCCATGCTGGACGAGTTGTTCGCTACCAAGACCGTGCAAGAGTGGAGCGACATCCTCACCGAGGAAGACATCCCCAACGACATCTGCCTGAAGTTCAGCGAAGTCGCCGACGATCCCGCGGTGCTGACCGGCAACCTTATGAAGGAAGTCGAGATGCCCAGCGGCGAGGTCATCAAGATGCCGCGCACCCCGGTCTACTTCCGCGAGGCCGGCGCTCCCGACCCGGTCGTTGCTCCCACCGTGGGTGCCGACACCGAGGTCGTGCTGAAGGAATGCGGCTACACCGACGAGGAGATCAAGAAGATGGCCGAGGAGAAGGTCGTCGGCCTGGGCGACACCTGGGATCGCTCCATGTACGTCATCAAGTTCTAA